Proteins encoded by one window of Chanos chanos chromosome 7, fChaCha1.1, whole genome shotgun sequence:
- the LOC115817465 gene encoding ATP synthase-coupling factor 6, mitochondrial, whose protein sequence is MAASILRVGRLGCLKCFHLESFCILRRAPAANLSTKSSDPKKPPRKTSITQLDPVQKLFLDKIREYSTKSKVSGGPVDVGPEYEKALSEELTKLQRLYGRGGDLTAFPEFHFPEPKLEEASTK, encoded by the exons ATGGCAGCCTCCATCCTCAGAGTTGGACGTCTCGGTTGTTTAAAG TGTTTTCATTTGGAGAGTTTTTGCATTCTGAGAAGAGCTCCTGCAGCAAACCTTAGCACTAAATCTAGCGACCCCAAGAAACCGCCCAGAAAAACAAGTATAA CTCAACTCGACCCAGTACAGAAACTTTTCCTGGATAAAATTCGAGAGTACTCAACCAAGAGCAA AGTGTCTGGAGGACCAGTTGACGTTGGCCCAGAGTATGAGAAAGCTTTATCAGAGGAGCTGACCAAACTTCAGAGATTGTACGGAAGAGGGGGAGACCTCACAGCGTTCCCAGAATTTCATTTCCCTG AGCCCAAATTAGAGGAAGCATCcaccaaataa